A single genomic interval of Spinacia oleracea cultivar Varoflay chromosome 6, BTI_SOV_V1, whole genome shotgun sequence harbors:
- the LOC110775786 gene encoding E3 ubiquitin-protein ligase CIP8: protein MAAESPSPPLSPPSAAAAQYWCYHCDKRVAVETQPGQTDDVICNECKFGFVESIPAVSPTSTAAILSPPSEHIGISDEPTLGSQFLQVLRLLAQVAREDDAPPPPPPPPPPRPLNSADPSPADESDFLRIEIDGWDEDEEGNNHNIHREDEDDEEEDEDDDDVRSVEIEGQSDDDEEEREEDIRRRRRDVLRLRLRDFANRARSEGRNRILDWAEILMGLEDNSIEFRFELPETTDRYIGNPGDYVDAAEYEALLQNLADAEGRRGAPPASKLAVESLKVVEIKSVDESYVCAICKDGVNVGEAVKEMPCGHGYHGDCIVPWLAARNSCPVCRFELPTDDAEYEEDKKKRFPGSSSGSAGGNSV from the coding sequence ATGGCCGCCGAGTCTCCTTCACCGCCGTTGTCACCACCATCGGCGGCGGCGGCGCAGTATTGGTGCTACCACTGTGACAAGCGCGTTGCCGTCGAGACTCAACCGGGTCAAACTGATGACGTCATCTGCAACGAGTGTAAGTTCGGGTTTGTTGAGTCGATCCCCGCCGTATCTCCAACTTCTACCGCcgccattctctctcctccctctgaGCATATTGGAATATCCGACGAGCCTACCCTCGGAAGCCAGTTCCTTCAAGTTCTCCGCCTCCTTGCTCAGGTAGCGCGTGAAGATGATGCTCCTCCACCTCCACCCCCGCCGCCACCACCTAGACCTCTCAACTCCGCCGATCCTTCGCCGGCGGACGAATCCGACTTCCTCCGCATTGAAATCGACGGCTgggatgaagatgaagaaggaaataACCACAATATCCACCGCGAAGATGAGGATGACGAAGAGGAAGACGAAGACGATGACGATGTGAGGAGTGTTGAGATTGAAGGACAgtctgatgatgatgaagaggagagagaagaggatATTCGGCGGCGGCGGCGAGATGTCCTTCGTCTGCGCCTCCGCGACTTCGCTAACCGTGCTCGAAGTGAAGGAAGAAACAGGATCTTGGATTGGGCTGAGATACTCATGGGATTAGAGGACAATTCAATTGAATTTCGTTTCGAATTGCCGGAGACTACAGATCGGTATATCGGAAACCCTGGAGATTATGTTGATGCGGCGGAGTACGAGGCATTGTTGCAGAATTTGGCGGATGCAGAGGGGAGGAGAGGAGCGCCGCCAGCTTCAAAATTGGCAGTGGAGAGTTTGAAAGTAGTGGAGATCAAGTCAGTGGATGAGAGTTATGTGTGTGCAATATGCAAAGATGGAGTTAATGTTGGGGAGGCGGTGAAGGAAATGCCTTGTGGACATGGCTATCACGGCGATTGCATTGTGCCATGGCTTGCTGCCAGGAATTCGTGTCCGGTGTGTCGTTTTGAGTTGCCAACGGATGATGCTGAGTATGAGGAGGATAAGAAGAAGAGGTTTCCTGGTAGTTCATCAGGGTCTGCTGGTGGGAATTCAGTTTGA